The following proteins are encoded in a genomic region of Cryptomeria japonica chromosome 11, Sugi_1.0, whole genome shotgun sequence:
- the LOC131072102 gene encoding probable methyltransferase PMT17: MGKEYNGSPKLHLLADSKNRRIPWYLGVFGLCVLFYFLGSWKNARTPSTDMAKTNLGVCNSAAPKGSSSPSPSSSSVKLDFDAHHTVGSNESLTEGKMTFKPCSMKYSEYTPCQDPVRSRKYSREKLMYRERHCPAKNDVLKCLIPAPPGYKNPFSWPRSRDYAWFANVPHRELTIEKAVQNWIQVEGDKFRFPGGGTMFPRGADAYIDDINNLIPLTDGSIRTAIDTGCGVASWGAYLLKRNILTMSFAPRDTHEAQVQFALERGVPAMIGIMATERMPYPARSFDMAHCSRCLIPWKGYDGIYLLEVDRVLRPGGFWILSGPPINWQKHHRGWERTPEDLKAEQDAIEDVAERLCWKKVVQKGDLAIWQKPTNHIECVKSRSVYKAPHICKDDNPDIAWYKKMETCITPLPEVNDVNSVAGGALEKWPKRVTAVPPRISSGTLPGITAEKFNEDTKLWNARVSYYKKLNGRLAQGRYRNIMDMNAGLGGFAAALANDPVWVMNVVPSDAKQNTLGVIYERGLIGTYQNWCEAFSTYPRTYDMIHSSGVFSMYQDRCDITDILLEMDRILRPEGTVIFRDVVDVLVKVKALTDGMRWQSQIMDHETGPFNQEKILVAVKNYWTGKPEEESS; this comes from the exons ATGGGGAAGGAGTACAATGGATCTCCCAAGCTTCACTTGCTGGCTGATTCCAAGAATCGAAGAATACCTTGGTACTTAGGAGTCTTTGGGCTCTGTGTTCTGTTTTACTTCTTGGGTTCCTGGAAGAACGCCAGGACTCCGTCAACAGACATGGCCAAGACTAACTTGGGTGTCTGCAATTCTGCTGCCCCGAAAggctcatcatcaccatcaccatcatcttcGTCTGTTAAACTAGATTTCGATGCTCACCATACAGTGGGGAGTAATGAGAGTCTTACAGAAGGCAAAATGACATTTAAGCCTTGCAGCATGAAGTATAGTGAGTACACGCCTTGCCAAGATCCAGTGAGATCTCGTAAGTATAGTAGAGAGAAGCTGATGTACAGAGAACGCCATTGCCCAGCAAAGAATGATGTCCTTAAATGCCTCATTCCTGCTCCTCCAGGGTATAAAAACCCCTTTTCATGGCCCAGAAGTAGAGATTATGCTTGGTTTGCCAATGTACCACACAGAGAGCTTACGATAGAGAAGGCCGTGCAGAACTGGATCCAGGTTGAGGGCGACAAGTTCCGGTTTCCAGGTGGTGGAACCATGTTTCCTCGCGGTGCAGATGCTTACATTGATGACATCAATAATTTGATTCCTTTGACAGATGGATCTATCAGGACTGCCATTGACACTGGTTGTGGA GTTGCTAGTTGGGGCGCCTATCtgctaaaaagaaatattttaacCATGTCCTTTGCGCCAAGGGATACACATGAAGCACAAGTGCAGTTTGCTCTGGAACGTGGGGTCCCAGCTATGATTGGGATCATGGCTACTGAAAGGATGCCATATCCAGCAAGATCCTTTGATATGGCTCACTGTTCTCGTTGTCTGATTCCATGGAAAGGATATG ATGGTATCTATTTATTGGAAGTGGACAGGGTATTGAGACCTGGTGGCTTTTGGATTTTATCTGGTCCTCCTATTAATTGGCAAAAACATCACAGGGGTTGGGAAAGAACTCCAGAGGACTTGAAAGCAGAGCAAGATGCAATTGAAGATGTTGCCGAACGTCTGTGTTGGAAAAAGGTTGTTCAAAAGGGTGACCTTGCCATATGGCAAAAGCCCACAAACCATATTGAATGTGTAAAAAGCAGAAGTGTTTACAAGGCTCCTCATATTTGTAAAGATGACAACCCTGATATTGCTTG GTATAAGAAGATGGAAACCTGTATAACACCACTTCCAGAGGTCAATGATGTAAACAGTGTTGCAGGCGGGGCCTTAGAAAAATGGCCAAAACGTGTAACAGCTGTCCCTCCCAGAATAAGCAGTGGCACTCTACCTGGAATTACAGCTGAAAAGTTCAATGAGGATACTAAACTGTGGAATGCCAGAGTGTCATACTACAAAAAGCTGAATGGCCGTCTTGCCCAAGGAAGATACCGAAATATCATGGATATGAATGCTGGTTTGGGAGGCTTTGCTGCTGCCTTGGCAAATGATCCTGTCTGGGTCATGAACGTGGTTCCATCAGATGCAAAACAAAATACTCTTGGTGTCATCTATGAGAGGGGATTGATTGGTACTTATCAGAACTG GTGTGAGGCTTTTTCAACATATCCCAGAACTTATGACATGATTCACAGCAGTGGTGTCTTCAGCATGTACCAAGACAG GTGTGACATTACTGACATTCTACTTGAAATGGACCGAATCTTACGTCCTGAAGGGACTGTGATATTTAGAGATGTGGTTGATGTTCTTGTGAAAGTAAAAGCCTTGACTGATGGGATGAGATGGCAAAGTCAGATAATGGATCATGAGACTGGCCCCTTCAATCAAGAGAAAATCTTGGTTGCTGTTAAGAATTATTGGACAGGCAAACCAGAAGAAGAAAGCTCCTAA